In Candidatus Binatia bacterium, a single genomic region encodes these proteins:
- a CDS encoding Crp/Fnr family transcriptional regulator yields MDKNELLASSDIFGGISGQARQHVANRLSKRCCQAGEVVYRRGEPARTFYGICDGLVRFSAASPGSKDVVLGVFGPGQWFGEIGVFDGGPRAVDATAAETATLYALEQRDLLELCHEEPGLLLRFVERFSRSVRVAEDSIIDSSFLRPEARLAKRLLAFCDNDGCIEATERGPSIRVALDEVVSMAGITPENAGRQLKSWERDGLVSCDYGRVVLVDIPRLRLVVSNTARE; encoded by the coding sequence ATGGACAAGAACGAGTTACTGGCTTCGAGCGATATTTTCGGCGGTATTTCCGGCCAGGCCAGGCAGCACGTGGCCAACCGGTTGTCGAAGCGCTGCTGCCAGGCCGGCGAAGTGGTCTATCGACGCGGCGAGCCCGCGCGAACGTTCTACGGGATCTGCGACGGCCTCGTCCGCTTCAGCGCAGCATCGCCGGGGAGCAAGGACGTCGTTCTCGGTGTTTTCGGTCCGGGCCAGTGGTTCGGCGAGATCGGCGTCTTCGACGGCGGACCTCGCGCCGTCGATGCGACTGCCGCCGAGACTGCGACCCTGTACGCGCTGGAGCAGCGCGACCTGCTCGAGCTCTGCCATGAAGAGCCGGGCCTGTTGCTGCGCTTCGTCGAGCGATTCTCGCGCAGCGTGCGCGTCGCCGAGGACAGCATCATCGATTCGAGCTTCCTGCGTCCCGAGGCTCGCCTGGCCAAACGGCTGCTGGCGTTCTGCGACAACGACGGCTGCATCGAGGCCACCGAGCGCGGCCCTTCGATACGCGTCGCCCTCGACGAGGTCGTGAGCATGGCCGGCATCACTCCCGAAAATGCCGGGCGCCAGCTGAAGAGCTGGGAGCGCGACGGTCTGGTCTCGTGCGATTACGGGCGCGTCGTGCTCGTCGACATTCCGCGCCTGCGGCTCGTCGTCTCGAACACCGCACGCGAGTAA
- a CDS encoding amidase has protein sequence MSDRSADILGDLDATGQAELVRSGRATPSQLVEAAIARIEALNPSLNAVIHKLYDKARVEAASPSLADGPFRGVPFLVKDVLCHTAGDPFHCGMRVLRDLGWREQHDSYLAARFRKAGFVFVGKTNTPELAFAPTTEPLAYGPSRNPWNTDLSTSGSSGGAAAAVASGMVAAAHGNDMGGSIRTPASVCGLVGLKPTRARSTLGPGFGEFWWATTHEHALTRSVRDSAGILDAIRGPAPGDPYTAPAPERPYAQEVGRDPGRLRIGIHTIRPGIGTPAHPDCVRAVEETARVLEGLGHIVEQSAPDFRVSEDNAVFTMFTTSIARDIDRWSSRIGRTISLEEIEPTNALAVEIGRSTSATQYVEATENLQRDARTLASWWAGGFDILLTPTLAEPPWPIGPLGPGGAEPMETIRRWTVYSPFCMPFNMSGQPAVSLPLSWNDDGLPIGVQAVAAYGREDLLIRLGCQLEQALPWKHRVPGVHA, from the coding sequence ATGAGCGACCGCTCTGCGGACATTCTCGGCGACCTGGATGCCACCGGACAGGCCGAGTTGGTGCGCAGCGGCCGCGCAACGCCGTCGCAGCTCGTCGAAGCGGCGATCGCCAGGATCGAAGCGCTCAATCCTTCGCTCAACGCGGTGATCCACAAGCTCTACGACAAGGCGCGCGTCGAAGCCGCGTCGCCGTCTCTTGCAGACGGGCCCTTTCGCGGAGTTCCGTTTCTCGTCAAGGACGTCCTGTGCCACACGGCCGGCGATCCTTTCCACTGCGGCATGCGCGTGCTTCGCGACCTCGGCTGGCGCGAACAGCACGACAGCTATCTTGCGGCGCGCTTTCGCAAGGCCGGATTCGTGTTCGTCGGAAAGACCAATACGCCGGAGCTCGCGTTTGCGCCGACCACCGAGCCGCTGGCTTACGGCCCGTCGCGCAATCCATGGAATACCGACCTTTCGACGAGCGGCTCCAGCGGCGGCGCCGCGGCGGCAGTGGCATCCGGAATGGTCGCTGCTGCGCACGGCAACGACATGGGCGGATCGATCCGCACTCCGGCCAGCGTCTGCGGCCTCGTCGGACTGAAGCCGACGCGCGCGAGATCGACGCTCGGCCCCGGATTCGGCGAGTTCTGGTGGGCCACGACGCACGAGCACGCACTCACGCGCAGCGTGCGCGACAGCGCGGGCATCCTCGATGCGATCCGCGGCCCGGCGCCGGGCGATCCGTACACGGCGCCGGCGCCGGAACGCCCCTACGCGCAGGAAGTCGGCCGCGATCCCGGGCGCCTGCGCATCGGCATCCACACGATCCGGCCGGGAATCGGCACACCCGCTCATCCCGATTGCGTTCGCGCGGTCGAGGAGACCGCACGCGTGCTCGAGGGCCTCGGCCACATCGTCGAACAGAGCGCTCCGGATTTCCGCGTGAGCGAAGACAACGCGGTATTCACGATGTTCACGACGTCGATCGCGCGCGACATCGATCGCTGGTCGTCGCGCATCGGCCGCACGATCTCGCTGGAGGAGATCGAGCCGACCAATGCCCTGGCCGTGGAAATCGGAAGAAGCACGAGCGCGACGCAATACGTCGAAGCCACCGAAAACCTGCAACGCGATGCGCGAACGCTCGCGTCGTGGTGGGCCGGCGGTTTCGACATCCTGCTGACGCCGACTCTTGCCGAGCCGCCGTGGCCGATCGGTCCGCTCGGGCCCGGCGGCGCCGAGCCGATGGAAACCATCCGTCGCTGGACGGTCTACAGTCCGTTCTGCATGCCGTTCAACATGAGCGGCCAGCCTGCGGTCTCCTTGCCGCTGTCCTGGAACGACGACGGACTTCCGATCGGAGTCCAGGCGGTGGCCGCGTACGGCCGCGAAGACCTGCTCATCCGCCTAGGCTGCCAGCTCGAGCAGGCGTTGCCGTGGAAGCATCGCGTGCCGGGCGTGCACGCATAG
- a CDS encoding helix-turn-helix domain-containing protein, with product MPPATASAPRVHRTQEERSATTRKALLDAAVECLIDGGYQGFHTTTVADRAGVSRGAQLHHFPSRACLVAAAVAHVFAGLTEDYRRAFAALGAGQRSPARAVGLLQASCMDPRHFAVLDLYAAARTDAELRESLVPVAAAHRDNVIGLARLYFPEAAGDERFHLTLDLLLHAMVGMAVARGLYGEDPSQGALTTLIEKLATDAASARRRRVLGSVTPRRARKTDAQEPK from the coding sequence ATGCCGCCCGCCACCGCGTCGGCTCCCCGGGTCCACCGCACCCAGGAGGAGCGCAGCGCCACGACGCGCAAGGCCCTGCTGGACGCGGCCGTCGAGTGCCTGATCGACGGCGGCTACCAGGGTTTCCACACGACGACCGTCGCCGACCGGGCCGGCGTGTCGCGCGGGGCCCAGCTCCATCATTTCCCGAGCCGGGCCTGCCTGGTCGCCGCTGCCGTCGCCCACGTCTTTGCCGGGCTTACCGAGGACTACCGCCGCGCCTTCGCTGCCCTCGGCGCCGGCCAACGGAGCCCCGCCCGCGCTGTCGGCCTGCTGCAGGCCAGCTGCATGGACCCGCGCCACTTCGCGGTGCTCGACCTCTACGCCGCCGCGCGCACCGACGCCGAGCTTCGCGAGAGCCTCGTTCCTGTAGCGGCAGCCCACCGGGACAACGTGATCGGTCTTGCGCGCCTCTACTTCCCCGAAGCCGCCGGTGACGAGCGCTTCCACCTCACGCTGGACCTGCTGCTGCACGCGATGGTCGGCATGGCGGTCGCACGCGGTCTCTACGGCGAAGATCCCTCGCAGGGCGCGCTCACCACGCTGATCGAGAAGCTCGCCACCGATGCCGCCTCTGCGCGCCGCCGACGCGTGCTCGGCAGCGTGACGCCGCGCCGCGCGCGCAAGACCGACGCCCAGGAGCCGAAATGA
- a CDS encoding DUF1329 domain-containing protein, with the protein MNRKSFALPAAFAALALSASFAAAEPPAPGTKINRSNVDKYKEYMSPGVKAAVDNGSELSVVPYQKIPIPKAYIEATEKYAGQVSLDDKNDLKNWVAGRPFPTIDPNDPKAAVKIMWNFGRTSYFNDDLGVHLPDADTGSYAKNGDKPNYLVERHFIVDWSRNLRFFGRLHHDPIPAIPDNPDQVFNKQGFFPLIEPFDLKGVGSVSFRYIDPTRQDDTWLYTPTIRRVRRLSSAQRSDALFGQDIDLDSFGGYAGQIPWFDWKLIGQKPMLASLHGKNLPPKICPGDGGVTYCEDWEMRPKMWVVEGRAKLHGYAYSKRLIYVDDEASMIPYSDLFDNNEELWKVVLINIRSSNQPNPHVDFKYPEERMFVYGFTVLDLQLGHGTRAAIPGMAFPDEPGWYIDRGQQAPESVPVDWYSIPSLIAAGR; encoded by the coding sequence ATGAACCGGAAATCCTTTGCCCTGCCGGCCGCTTTTGCAGCGCTGGCGCTGTCCGCTTCCTTCGCCGCCGCCGAGCCCCCTGCTCCCGGCACGAAGATCAACCGCAGCAACGTCGACAAGTACAAGGAGTACATGTCGCCGGGCGTCAAGGCGGCCGTCGACAACGGCAGCGAGCTCTCGGTGGTGCCTTACCAGAAGATCCCGATCCCGAAGGCCTACATCGAGGCGACCGAGAAATACGCGGGGCAGGTCTCGCTCGACGACAAGAACGACTTGAAGAACTGGGTCGCGGGCCGTCCCTTCCCCACCATCGATCCGAACGATCCGAAGGCCGCCGTCAAGATCATGTGGAACTTCGGGCGCACGTCGTACTTCAACGACGACCTCGGGGTGCACCTTCCCGACGCCGACACCGGCAGCTACGCGAAGAACGGCGACAAGCCGAACTATCTGGTCGAGCGCCACTTCATCGTCGACTGGAGCCGCAACCTGCGCTTCTTCGGGCGCCTGCACCACGATCCGATACCGGCCATTCCCGACAACCCCGACCAGGTGTTCAACAAGCAGGGGTTCTTCCCGCTGATCGAGCCCTTCGACCTGAAGGGCGTGGGTTCGGTGAGCTTCCGCTACATCGATCCGACGCGCCAGGACGACACGTGGCTGTACACGCCGACGATCCGCCGCGTGCGCCGCCTTTCGAGCGCGCAGCGCTCGGACGCCCTTTTCGGCCAGGACATCGACCTCGACAGCTTCGGCGGCTACGCGGGCCAGATCCCGTGGTTCGACTGGAAGCTGATCGGCCAGAAGCCGATGCTCGCGTCGCTGCACGGCAAGAACCTTCCGCCGAAGATCTGTCCCGGCGACGGCGGCGTCACCTATTGCGAAGACTGGGAGATGCGGCCGAAGATGTGGGTCGTCGAGGGCCGCGCCAAGCTGCACGGGTACGCATACAGCAAGCGCCTCATCTACGTCGACGACGAAGCGTCGATGATCCCGTACTCCGATCTCTTCGACAACAACGAAGAGCTGTGGAAGGTCGTGCTGATCAACATCCGCAGCTCGAACCAGCCCAACCCGCACGTCGATTTCAAATACCCCGAAGAGAGGATGTTCGTGTACGGGTTTACCGTGCTCGACCTGCAGCTCGGGCACGGCACGCGCGCGGCAATTCCGGGCATGGCGTTTCCGGACGAGCCGGGCTGGTACATCGATCGCGGCCAGCAGGCGCCCGAGTCGGTGCCGGTGGACTGGTACAGCATCCCGTCGCTGATCGCGGCGGGGCGCTGA
- a CDS encoding sulfotransferase family protein — protein MARDFITVVSGLPRSGTSMLMRMLEAGGIASLTDRRREADEDNPRGYFELEAVKSLPASDQWLSGAEGRAVKVVSALLDKLPPAHLYRVIFIERDLGEVLASQRRMLERRGEPTDRTSDASMAESFRRHVTAVLAKARARPDMRLLRVVHLEILADARATAVRIDEFVGGGLDRDAMAAAVDSALWRQRSASRAR, from the coding sequence ATGGCGCGCGACTTCATCACTGTCGTCTCCGGCCTTCCGCGCTCGGGAACTTCGATGCTGATGCGCATGCTCGAGGCCGGAGGCATCGCATCGCTCACGGACCGGCGGCGCGAAGCCGACGAGGACAATCCGCGCGGTTACTTCGAGTTGGAGGCGGTCAAATCCCTTCCTGCCTCGGACCAGTGGCTGTCGGGAGCCGAGGGTCGCGCAGTCAAGGTCGTCTCTGCGCTGCTGGACAAGCTTCCTCCTGCCCACCTCTACCGCGTGATCTTCATCGAGCGCGACCTCGGTGAGGTGCTCGCGTCCCAGCGCCGCATGCTCGAGCGAAGGGGAGAGCCGACCGATCGCACGAGCGACGCGAGCATGGCCGAAAGCTTTCGCCGCCACGTGACGGCGGTGCTCGCCAAGGCGCGAGCGCGCCCCGACATGAGACTGCTTCGCGTCGTGCACCTGGAAATTCTGGCCGATGCGCGCGCAACCGCGGTCCGCATCGATGAATTCGTCGGCGGCGGGCTGGATCGCGATGCCATGGCCGCAGCGGTGGATTCCGCGCTCTGGCGCCAGCGCAGCGCCTCGCGCGCCCGTTAG
- a CDS encoding sulfotransferase: MVGPQRTGTTWLHQILVRHPEVFLAEPKELYFFSRLKDRTSERFQSAELDWYLDHFRIGAKRWLASQAWSLSHLGRPWRPRIRGEATASYAAMDLDLIEEIATLRPDVKVLLMVRHPVDRAWSHAKKDLVRNRRRSAAAVGDDEWRAFFRDPYQLRCARYEQNLANWRRCFAESSVFVGTFEEVEQTPVELLGRVTRFLGVCDDPKLVDPRLLHSAVNPTGRSEIPERLRVYLETLLADEIEGWRRLTAREPAALHSA; encoded by the coding sequence ATCGTCGGCCCCCAGCGCACGGGCACCACGTGGCTGCACCAGATCCTGGTGCGCCATCCCGAGGTGTTCCTGGCCGAGCCGAAGGAGCTGTACTTCTTCAGCCGCCTGAAGGACCGCACGAGCGAGCGCTTCCAGTCGGCCGAGCTGGACTGGTACCTCGATCATTTCCGCATCGGTGCCAAGCGCTGGCTGGCGAGCCAGGCCTGGTCGCTGTCGCACCTGGGCCGTCCGTGGCGACCGCGCATCCGCGGCGAAGCGACGGCGAGCTACGCGGCGATGGACCTCGACCTCATCGAGGAGATCGCGACGCTGCGCCCCGACGTCAAGGTGCTGCTGATGGTACGCCATCCGGTCGACCGCGCGTGGTCGCACGCGAAGAAGGATCTCGTGCGCAACCGGCGGCGATCGGCGGCCGCGGTCGGCGACGACGAATGGCGCGCGTTCTTCCGCGATCCCTACCAGCTTCGCTGTGCGCGCTATGAGCAGAACCTCGCGAACTGGCGCCGCTGTTTTGCTGAATCGTCGGTGTTCGTCGGCACCTTCGAGGAAGTCGAGCAGACGCCCGTGGAGTTGCTCGGCAGGGTCACGCGCTTTCTCGGCGTGTGCGACGATCCGAAGCTCGTCGATCCGCGGCTGCTGCACAGCGCCGTCAATCCGACCGGACGCTCGGAAATTCCCGAGCGCCTGCGCGTCTATCTCGAAACGCTGCTCGCCGACGAGATCGAAGGGTGGCGTCGCCTGACCGCCCGGGAGCCCGCCGCGCTGCACTCCGCGTGA
- the yedA gene encoding drug/metabolite exporter YedA, with protein MTSRPHDDRRAGRGDDPSPHPSGLVLLCLLSVYLAWGSTYLAIRIALAGFPPFLLAGLRGLVAGSLLAAFGRWRGHSPVSWRALGNAALVGVLMVAGGNGLVTWAEQSVSSGLAAAVASTGSIWLVLMLAALGEKPTGTEQAGIAIGFAGVLLLNLEGELRASPLGAAALLGATLSWAAGSVLTRRLVLPEGATFVAVELLSGGILMTGFGYAIGERLIVSALTPSSVAAWCYLVVAGSLIGFSSFTFLIRNVRPALATSFVYVNPVVAVLLGVVLAGEHLSPIGTAGVAVSVVGLLVVTMASRASR; from the coding sequence GTGACGTCGCGCCCGCATGACGACAGGCGCGCGGGCCGCGGCGACGATCCTTCGCCCCATCCGTCGGGCCTCGTCCTGCTGTGCCTGCTGTCGGTCTATCTGGCCTGGGGCTCGACGTATCTCGCGATTCGCATCGCGCTGGCGGGGTTCCCCCCGTTTCTCCTGGCCGGGCTTCGCGGGCTCGTTGCCGGGTCCCTGCTGGCCGCGTTCGGGCGCTGGCGAGGCCACTCGCCGGTGTCCTGGCGTGCACTTGGCAACGCCGCGCTCGTCGGCGTTCTGATGGTTGCCGGCGGCAACGGACTGGTGACCTGGGCCGAGCAGTCCGTCTCTTCCGGACTTGCTGCGGCGGTCGCCTCGACCGGATCCATCTGGCTGGTGCTGATGCTCGCCGCCCTCGGCGAAAAGCCCACCGGCACCGAGCAGGCCGGCATCGCGATCGGCTTTGCCGGCGTGTTGCTGCTGAACCTGGAGGGCGAGCTAAGGGCCAGTCCTCTCGGCGCCGCAGCCCTGCTCGGTGCGACGCTGTCGTGGGCCGCCGGTTCGGTGCTGACGCGTCGCCTCGTGCTGCCCGAAGGAGCGACTTTCGTCGCCGTCGAGCTGCTGTCGGGCGGCATTCTGATGACCGGGTTCGGGTACGCGATCGGCGAAAGACTCATCGTGTCCGCCCTCACTCCGTCGTCGGTGGCAGCGTGGTGCTATCTCGTCGTCGCGGGCTCCCTCATCGGTTTCTCGTCGTTCACGTTCCTGATCCGCAACGTGCGCCCGGCGCTCGCGACCAGCTTCGTCTATGTCAATCCCGTCGTCGCAGTGCTGCTCGGCGTCGTGCTTGCCGGCGAGCACCTCTCGCCGATCGGCACTGCAGGCGTTGCCGTGAGCGTCGTCGGCCTCCTGGTCGTCACGATGGCGTCGCGGGCAAGTCGCTGA
- a CDS encoding phosphotransferase family protein: protein MVKGIDEPKVSDWLIANCPGLASPLVFDPITGGHSNLTYKVTDASGRRLVLRRPPLGAVLATAHDMSREHRIIRALAATQVPVPPAIGLCVDDSVNGAPFYVMEFVDGAVLDTPAMVRQTLPSPQARGRLSDSVLDSLVALHTLDPDAVGLGDLGRKEAYLDRQLTRWRTQWDKSKTRELAAMDETHELLLAAKPPQKYTGIVHGDYRLGNMLSTADGNVAAVLDWELCTLGDTLADVGYIMNNWADAGEEGPSQAVAMPTSTGGFLSRAEFLREYTRRSGHSVDGVEYYRAFQWWRLAAIVEGVLARYIKGVMGDSGVALDVFRMQVDQMADAALTMVRSIA, encoded by the coding sequence ATGGTCAAGGGAATCGACGAGCCGAAGGTCAGCGACTGGCTGATCGCCAATTGTCCCGGTCTTGCCTCGCCGCTCGTCTTCGACCCGATCACCGGCGGTCATTCGAATCTCACGTACAAGGTCACCGATGCGAGCGGTCGCCGCCTCGTGCTGCGACGCCCTCCCCTCGGTGCCGTGCTGGCCACGGCCCATGACATGAGCCGCGAGCATCGCATCATCCGCGCGCTCGCAGCGACGCAGGTTCCGGTACCGCCGGCCATCGGCCTTTGCGTTGACGACAGCGTCAACGGAGCGCCGTTCTACGTCATGGAATTCGTCGACGGCGCGGTGCTCGACACGCCGGCGATGGTGCGCCAGACGCTGCCGTCGCCGCAGGCACGCGGCCGCCTGAGCGACTCGGTGCTCGATTCGCTGGTCGCCCTTCACACGCTCGATCCCGACGCCGTCGGTCTCGGCGACCTCGGCCGCAAGGAAGCCTACCTCGACCGCCAGCTCACCCGCTGGCGCACCCAGTGGGACAAGTCGAAGACGCGCGAGCTGGCCGCAATGGACGAAACGCACGAGCTGTTGCTCGCCGCCAAGCCGCCCCAGAAGTACACAGGAATCGTCCATGGCGACTACCGCCTCGGCAACATGCTCTCGACAGCCGACGGCAACGTGGCCGCGGTGCTCGACTGGGAGCTGTGCACTCTCGGCGACACGCTGGCCGACGTCGGCTACATCATGAACAACTGGGCCGATGCCGGCGAGGAAGGCCCGAGCCAGGCCGTGGCGATGCCGACCTCCACCGGCGGGTTCCTGAGCCGCGCCGAATTCCTGCGCGAATATACCAGACGAAGCGGTCACAGCGTCGACGGCGTCGAGTACTACAGGGCCTTCCAGTGGTGGCGCCTTGCGGCAATCGTCGAAGGCGTGCTCGCGCGTTACATCAAGGGTGTCATGGGAGATTCGGGAGTGGCGCTGGACGTGTTCCGCATGCAGGTAGACCAGATGGCCGACGCCGCGCTGACGATGGTACGGAGCATCGCATGA